The region CAGTCATTCACCCGTCATATCTGTAAACCCTGTCCCGAATCACTCAACGACGTCTTTCTTCCATCTTATTAACACACTTCAATGTTTCCTCCAAGATGAAGCCTGACAAACAACATATGAGCCGAAAATGCAGACACACCTACTGATCTCACATTTCAACAACTCCGCATTGTTGAGCAGAGCAGACAAACCACAGCGTGGACCGGCACAGTGAGAAAGGCACAGACATAATCTTAAAAAAGAATTAGGCAGGTTCTTTGTCAGGTTTACGTTCAGTCAGGCAGAGTTCCAGAACCAAGTCCTACTCAAGCTTCTCTGTTACTGCGACTGACAACTCCCCCATTGTCTCTACAGCTAGGCAGCTGTATACACGCAGCAAAAATGTATCGCTTCTCTGTTTCCTATACACAAAGGGGTGTCTTTTCCATTCTTGCTGTGCAAACACAGGCCCTAGCTACTACCAACAAAAAGAACCTAGGAGCGGAGGtacagagaagagctgcagTCCAGAGCAGGAGTGAAACAATAGCAGGAGGACAAAAGAAGaatacacacaggaagtgggccAAAGAGAACACAGGAAGAAGGGCCGGAACATGAGGCCAAGCCACACTGACAGTCGAACACCAAGACATCGTGGTGTAAGCTAAAGTATGCTCTTTCTTCAAATTAGTCACTTTATTAAGCAACTGCCTGCCAAAACCCAACTCAAcagaccccttcagcaggaTTTATGAGTCTCTGCAGACATTTCACAAGATCACATTGGAATATTCAACCCTAACGTCCAAAGATTACGGATGAGGCACGGACCGGGGCTGAGAAGAAAGCATTACTGTATGGCAAATTAAGAACGTGATACAATCAATGACTGGCTGCCAACAATGTCAACAAACTAAGTCACGGTGCTGTTGCTGAGCGCAGCAACATTCCTGGTGGGAAGCTGAAAATAGCCAACTCTCAATGGTGACAGCTGCTTTTTCCTGGCTGGTACTTTTACTAGACGGCAGAATGGACAAAAGTAGTCAGCTTCACATTTTCATGGAGAAAATGTTATCAGAAGGGCTCTAAATGAAAAAGGGCATCTAGATGCATCCCCCAATCTGTTGCACACTCGAAGCCAACACTTGGGGACACAGATCCCCACGGAGCCAAAGCCACCACCACATGGCAAACATCCCCGATCCTGCAGAGAAAGTGCAAGTGAGCTTCTCCCGCATTGTGCCGCTCGCCTCGCCAAATACAATCCAAACAACACCCACCCATGGTTAATTTCCACCTCCAAGCCAAAGAGGAAATTAGGTGGTTGTGCATTGCATTTGGGCCTCTGAGACCATTAGATGGCCACACATGTGCAGGCACAATTAATTCTAAATTACAATAACTATGGTAACCACACTTATTGGTCTATTTGAGAGGGATTAACACACTAGTTACACAACAAAAGTGGTCTCATTGTATCCCCTCCATTTACTTGTAATCCTTCCAAGTTTCTTTCATTCCCTGTCTCAGAAAAGCCCAGGAAATGGGAATAAGCTCTATTTAGAAGAGGGATGTGTCTGTAATTAAGTTCATGACCAGAACAGCTCAGCGACGGGGCCCTCAAGGTCCCAAACAATCTGTTATTTGAAAAAGACACTTGGAAGAATCCACAGGCTAATTTACCAGGAAAAAAACACGTTAATCTAATCGAAGTACCAAATTATATGAAGAAATGAACAGTAATTACGATAGCAATACTGTAGTAAAGAACCCATTTTGATTTACTTTGTAAGTCCATGTATAAGCATAATCATAAACATTGTAGACAAAATAAAGCACCTCTCATATCCCATGCGCTACAAGAATTGTAAATACCGTATTTCCCGACATCAAATAATCCTTTAGAAAATGCGACGTGATTGCTAACATTAGTTAGCAATTTGTGCTGGCCTCAAGTTTTCCTATAAACTGGGGAACTTGATGACCCCCGAGGTCATTCAAACGAATTAGGCtcaagaaaattaaaaaaaaagagagagatggagagaagcaATCGCATTAATCGATTCATGCTTTTTACACTTCGGTCGCACACATCTGTAAAGAAGACGTGCAGGTAGATGTTCGCCGCTGTAGCTGACAGCAGCTAATCTCTTTGTCTCCCTGCAGCCAAAACAGAGAACTTATTTTTCCTTCAACCCGAACAAACGCTCGTCCTGGTCCTGGAACACATACGACGACAAACGTATGTGGAAATAAGCTGTCAGTGACGTGGCTGCAGATATCGATGGGGGAAAGAACAGTTAAGACGGCTGGATAATTCGACTTAGCCCAAAGCTGCGGTCTAACACCCAAACTGAACCATCGGCAGCCGCCAACGGGACCAAAAACAGGGCATAGAATCAGGACAGCTCTCCTCACCTGAGAGAGGCAACACGGAGTGCACAtcctggagggagagaagggatcAGATCGGTCCGGAGCTCGCTGCTTCGTCGGTCCCCACCGTCACAGAAACAACGCGCTCGTCCTCGTCAGACTGCACAGTCGTCCTCGTccccttccttttcctcctcctcttcctccacctcctcccccctgcctggcctccatctcctctccctgctccgCATCTCTCTCTTCCTACCCCAGGTTGGTAGGAAGAGGGGtaggtagttttttttttttttttttaattttttttacgaGGGGTGTTGTGTAAAGCAGCACGATTCGAATAAAATATATGTAATAAAATCCAAGATAAGACATGTTATGAAGTTGATGGATTACAGACTTATTTACAAATAGCGTggttctggatagaaggcgaaacgtcttcaagagaagaaacccagtccagttgacatagaaaactaccttggatacgtgGTTGTAATTCCACGTGTATCCGATAGGGGGTCTTTTCTTAGCCCCGCCTCTAGCCTAAAACTGGAGCGTTACCTCCTACCCAAGCTCGGGTCCTACTGTAATTTTAATGCATTCGGCCTGACCCTAAATAGAAGAAACGATTAATCATTAAAACTACAGTAAAACCCAGGCCCGTTACAGGTAAGGCGTCAAACATAAATGAAGACAATCCCAAACATAAACTATTTGAATTTTCATCATGGAATGTGTTGGGCTGCATAAAAATCCCACAACGAAATTTTAATAGGCTgaaaaaatgtgattttgatCATTCTAAGCGAGACTATATGGAAAAAATGAAGCAATAAACAAGAGTAAGCTACTTCTAAATATGATAGCAATATGAAAATACAGCCTCTATTAGAAGACTAATGGAAagaaccatccatccatcctctaccgcttatccggggtcgggtcgcgggggcagcagcctaagcagagaggcccagacttccctctccccagctacctcttccagctcatccggagggatccccaggcgttcccaggccagtcgagagacatagtctctccaacgtgtcctgggtcttcccgtgggtctcctaccggagggacatgccctgaacacctcaccagggaggcgcccagggggcatcctgactagatgcccaagccacctcatctggctcctctcaacgcggaggagcagcggttctactcagagctcctcccagatggcagagcttctcaccctatctctaagggagagcccagccaccctacggaggaagctcatttcggccacttgtacccgtgatGGAAATGGAAAGAAGCATTTCAGCAAAAGACATTTTAGTGGTTGAAATAATTGACAGTTGAGAATAATAGTGAAAGTGGCCTCTATGTCTTCCAGTGTTATTTGTATAGCGATGTCATTTATCATTATTTCCTCAGCATTTAGTAAAGCTGCGTACAGCACTCAGCTCTTGTTGAATGTTGTTTTGTGGAAGCTTAACCGTTATATTTTTAGTTCAGCACCATatcccactcactcactcagttCAGCCCACATTCTGTGATCAGGGTACCAGGTTTTGCACACACACCTTGTGCTCTCTGGGTTTGTGCCAGCAGTGGATTTCCTGGCCAGAATCAGTTGATGAAACTGCACATTTGCAGCCAGACTGCCAACAGACACAGTTATTTCCTCTTTGTTGTATTTTTGCAATTACTTATTAGTCTGATTGGTGAAGTCTGTGGTCACAGCTGCCAAAGGGAAAACCGTAGGATTTTGGTTTTCAAACTCAGATGCAGAACAAATGATGAGAGTCTGTCTCagcctgcaggaagaaaaaaaaaaaagatcgcAACGAGGAAATCTGAGGCTGTGCTTTTGAGCTGCAATATGCCTCCTCCCTCCGATCAGTTCCGACAGGACCAATAACACGGCCAAACGCCGCCGCCGCATCAGACCTTCCACATGTCAAACTGCGTTGGATCACAGTCACGTTGAGGATGGAAGACAGATACGCCCGCTGGCACACGGACACTCGTGTGTCAAACCACACGCCACCTTACATGGAATGACAGTCAAGTGAGACTTAACTGACAGTCCGAACGCCTTCAGGAATTCTACCTGCATAGGGAGGAACGTAGCTGTTGTAGTTTCAAAAAGCTTGTTTCAGATTCTTGACCGTTCCGACATCCGCTGGAACGTCTTCCTTTGCAGCATTTATTGATCAAACATACAAAAGAAATACATAAAGAGGAATCATTCAAACTTGGCTCTTCTCAAAAGTCACATAAATAGAAATATTCCAACAAGCTTCCGGAGCTTCGGCATCACGGACACTGCAGAAAGACCCGAACCAACGGCACGGCGCTCCGTGGAATGCTCAGTAGCATCTTGTCTAGGAAGTCTACACCGACTCACAGCTACAATCTCTACAATGTCCTGAAGAAAAcgccattttttttccccctctgctggttttggttttcttttcctttcagcaGACAGTCCTGAGTGACGAGGAAGGCTGGGACGCACGGTAGAGGGTGATTTCCCATCTTGTCAAAAAATgagcttcttcttcatcatcaaacctgaaaacaaaagtaaaactatcattatttttttaaaataagcgCTTTCAAATGCCATTCTCGTCCAGCAAAATCAGAACCAAGCCATTACGAGCAATCTGCTAAACACTAAAGTTTCCAGCCACTGAGTACATGGAAATTCTCTCTGTAATGATCTGCAGTGCTGAGTACTGGGTAGACTCAAAGCATGTATTTTCCACAccacaggaggagctggaaTTGCTTTGAACCTCCCAATAACGCTGTATACTTCAGCACAACAAACCACACCACAATCCACTAAATGATCTGCACATATGTGTGTGGGTTCGACCAAGTTCTGAGCTTCTAACTGGAGTTAAACATAGACCCAACACCCTTTGAATCGCACAGTTCCATCAAACGCCAGAGAAGATTTCGGGGTGTAGTGTGTTTAAACAGGAAGACAGCAGGAACAGTTTGTGAGGTTGAAAATATTCTATTAAGGACATTTTGGGTTGAATGGAACGTCCTGAAATTCTCAGCTGTAACATATTTTTCTCTCTTACCTGCTAAAAACAGTATTAAGTCAAACTTAATTCATTCACTCATGATCTATTCCCATGTTCTACTGGGTCACCGATAGCCTTGAGTTTGAAATCTGCTTCATAAGCATTTCTCTTAGCTGCCATTTTGggatcttacacacacacacacacaccataatatTATGTTGAGGCAcagtgtgtgtgactctgtgaGGCTTCTGACTACGGTGGCTGTAGTGCTCCAACAACCCATCAAGCGGTGTGGCTTTAGCTTACCAGCATTATAGTCCTGAAAATAGGGTATATGATAAAAATAATGGGTTTCTGTGGTCCGTATTGTATTCGGCTACGTGCATGTAACAAATGGGTGAATTACTTGAGTCCAAGCCTTCTATTTTCCTCTTGAGTCCTACAGGTTCCTTCTCTCTTAGAGCCTCAACTGAACAGTTGGGTCGGGGAAGCTGAGGCCCAGGAGTGGGACCAGGTCGATTACTGAAATACTTCATCTTTAGTGCCTGGAGATTAGAACAGTCAAAGTCGTGCTAAAACATTCACTCATTTCCCGAATGTATATCTAATAAACAAAgatatgtaaatatttaatattaatgttgGGTTtacctgtgttgctgtggtcctcaTCAAAGGGTTAAAGGTGAAGAGGCCTTGCAGAAGCTCAAGTAAGTCATCACCAGCTGCACTGAAGATATGTTCCAGTGGCGTGCCAGGAAATATTTTGAAGGACACGTAGTCTGGTAAACTGCTAACACCCTGCAAAAATATTCAGCATTTGCAATGACTCCCACATGTGAAAAAAATTAacagtggagaaaaagaaatggcGAAACTAACAGGCCATGACTCTTCCGTGGCTGTCCCCAGAGCCTCGAAGATCTTAGTCAGCTGGTCAAGGTCTGAGTCTCCAGCAAGAAACGGTAGCTATACCCAAGGAGAAATGCAGAGCTATAGCGTTAGCAAGAGTGCATCTCTGCACGGGGAACACACGATTATCTCTGTCGTAAAGGTTGTTACCCGCAGCAGTAATTCAGCCAGGATGCACCCCACTGCCCACATATCAACACCCACACCATACATTCTGGCCCCAAACAGGAGTTCAGGGGAGCGGTACCACCTGGGATAATGACAAATAACCAGGGTTCAAGTTACAAGTCTCAAAACAGAGTCACTTTGTCACAGGCGTCTTTACAAACAGAAATGAATGGACTTCTGTTTTATACTAAATTGCATAACAGTCTGCCTGTGTTCTAATAAATCGAACGGGACTGAAAAACACAGACCTTGTAACAACTTGATGCGTGTAAACTCTGTTTGGGCTCCCAAACGCTTTCGCTAATCCAAAATCAGCCAACTTCAAAATGCCATTGCCGTCTAACAACAGATTATTGGGCTTCAGATCCTGGAAAATACAAAATCTCAAACTGTTCATTTCTGTCTGTGCCCAGGAGCAGATGTGCTGGGATTTCAAGTGTTCTTACCCTGTGTAGGACCCAGTGTTGGTGCATATACTCTAATCCCTGAAGAGTCATGAGGATGTAGGCTTTGATATTAGCCGGAGTCAAAACTAGGCTTGTGTCTTTTATGACCACCTTGGAAGAAATAGGAAAGTAGGATTAAGTATTGAAATTAGGTGGAATATGAGGTATGAAGATTACAATAACCcactcagaaaaaaataaataaaatttagTCACTGACAAACTCAATACAGGCAAATCTCTGAAGGGTGTGGAGCAAAAATAGAAATTTAGCACCAGTAACAAGGTGAGCATCATGTGTCATCCTCATGACTGTAATCTGGCAGACACTAATGGTATCCTTTCACTGTGAGAGCCCTGAGTGGAacattattgatttttttctttttaaagcacaCTTATTCCATTTTAATGGTCCCATTAGAGGCTGCTGGATGTGTGGTAGGCATCCATCTGGCGTCTTGGTACGTTGAAACCGCACGAAGGAAAAGGTGGAAAGTACAGGGAGGCCTTAGTAACCTCCTTGATGCGTCTAATAGACGACAGCACTTACACTGCTGCATTTGGGGCTGATTGCATTATCTACTGCTCAGTATGACATTTGACCTTGTACTTATGAAATGTT is a window of Takifugu flavidus isolate HTHZ2018 chromosome 5, ASM371156v2, whole genome shotgun sequence DNA encoding:
- the cdk7 gene encoding cyclin-dependent kinase 7 isoform X2 → MLTHSLFATVYKARDKTTDTIVAIKKIKVGHRTEAKDGINRTALREIKLLQELHHPNIIGLLDAFGHKSNISLVFDFMETDLEVVIKDTSLVLTPANIKAYILMTLQGLEYMHQHWVLHRDLKPNNLLLDGNGILKLADFGLAKAFGSPNRVYTHQVVTRWYRSPELLFGARMYGVGVDMWAVGCILAELLLRLPFLAGDSDLDQLTKIFEALGTATEESWPGVSSLPDYVSFKIFPGTPLEHIFSAAGDDLLELLQGLFTFNPLMRTTATQALKMKYFSNRPGPTPGPQLPRPNCSVEALREKEPVGLKRKIEGLDSSLMMKKKLIF
- the cdk7 gene encoding cyclin-dependent kinase 7 isoform X1, which translates into the protein MALDVKSRSKRYEKLDFLGEGQFATVYKARDKTTDTIVAIKKIKVGHRTEAKDGINRTALREIKLLQELHHPNIIGLLDAFGHKSNISLVFDFMETDLEVVIKDTSLVLTPANIKAYILMTLQGLEYMHQHWVLHRDLKPNNLLLDGNGILKLADFGLAKAFGSPNRVYTHQVVTRWYRSPELLFGARMYGVGVDMWAVGCILAELLLRLPFLAGDSDLDQLTKIFEALGTATEESWPGVSSLPDYVSFKIFPGTPLEHIFSAAGDDLLELLQGLFTFNPLMRTTATQALKMKYFSNRPGPTPGPQLPRPNCSVEALREKEPVGLKRKIEGLDSSLMMKKKLIF